The Novibacillus thermophilus genome segment TCAGTGTAATGGCGCGGAGGCGGTAATCTCTGTCTGCCACTTGGTTCAGGGAATACTCAAAAAAGCCGGCGTTGTCCGTCTTTAGAAAGATTTCTCCGCCGGGAACGAGCAGCTGTTCGTAAATGGATAAAAAAGAGGGGTGGGTGAGCCGCCGCTTGGCGTGTCGACGTTTCGGCCACGGATCGGAAAAATTTAAATAAATGCGTTCCCACTTTCCCTTGTGGGCAAGAGATGGAAGGTCCTGCACGTCCATCCATAAAAACGCGACATTGCGGAGATTGAGATCAACGGCTTTTTTTACGCACTGCCACAACACTTCCGGTACACGTTCTACACCGACGTAGTTCACATCGGGGTTGCGTTGGGCCAAGGTCGTGATAAA includes the following:
- the trmB gene encoding tRNA (guanosine(46)-N7)-methyltransferase TrmB, encoding MRIRRKPGVEEKLLAQTQYVIDPNRLQQTWSHFFTNDHPVHAELGTGKGRFITTLAQRNPDVNYVGVERVPEVLWQCVKKAVDLNLRNVAFLWMDVQDLPSLAHKGKWERIYLNFSDPWPKRRHAKRRLTHPSFLSIYEQLLVPGGEIFLKTDNAGFFEYSLNQVADRDYRLRAITLNLHESEWREDNIMTEYEEKFSKKGQPIYRFEARLRT